The Oncorhynchus kisutch isolate 150728-3 unplaced genomic scaffold, Okis_V2 Okis02a-Okis13b_hom, whole genome shotgun sequence genome includes the window GCGTAAATACAGGATTGCATTACGGATATTGTAGTTTTATAATAAAGTTAAACCAGCTCATTTGAAGAGTAGCCTCATTGTTTTGAACTACTAGTCCCGGAATGCTTGTAGTTTCAAAGCAAACAGAAGCCGAGAGTTGTGGCGTGAAGGTGTAAATATATGATTTGGTTAGTGTCTAAATAAGGCTATGGCGGAAACCTTATTACCATGGATCAAAAGTGAGATTCCCCGACATCTCTGATACACAGTTTGGCGAGACATGGTAAGTAAGTATTGTTACTATATTTCTGCTCTTTCTACCGACGCTGGAAATTGTAGGCAAATGTGCAAATCTAGTAGCTGAACGGAATCATaacatttgtatgaacatagTACAGGTAGGTCTATCTTGTGTTTGAAAGTTTGACATCGACGCtatatatttatgtatgtattattatatatatatatttaatcttACAGAACTACATAGCCACTGGTTTACCGTAGTTGAAGCGCACAAGCGAGCGTTTGTAATACACCTGTTGACTCTGCGGAAACAGTATTTTTGTAAATCTGGCATAGACAGAGGAGCAGCATTTCTACATGTGAAAAAACAACTATTACAATagtcatactgtatgtagccaaATTTTGATGATGGTTTGTCGATAATGATGGTTTGTCGATGATGATGGTTAATTCACAGctagctctgtctctctatattttCTCAACGATAAGGTAGGCTATCCAACAGGTGCGCCTGAACAATGCTTCTGCATTTCGAGATAACGCGAAGGTGAAGTTCGACAGGAGGGTTggctacccacccacccacacattcaATAATCGGCTTTGCGGAATAACTGATTGTTGAATCCCAGACAAGAGCAACCTGTTTGTGTGCACTCGTGTACAACCCAAATGAAGTATTACTGACTCACTGCGACAGCAACATAGGGTATACATGAATGATAAGAAGTATCCCTTTACGCAAACAAATTACAGCCTGAATGAATTCATGTTTTATGCTCTGTAAAATAGGTTTCCTCAAACTAATCCCACGGGTAGCCCCAGGTAAAGAATCTCAGGTGTGAACCAGTGTGGAGGAAAATGACTAACAATGGCATAGGGCTGGGCAATCGGGCCCAAAAATATGAATTTGAGATATCGGCCAGCCCTACTACGGCACCACAAAACAACTTTAGGTAAACGAAAGAAACTGTAGGCCTATATGTTGTTTCTCTGTGTTTTCATAGGCTTTTTTTTTTTGATTCCGCTGTAGGCTACTTTATCCGTATTCTTAAACTTAAACTTAAACTTAAAAATGTTTGTAGCCACGTTTTATAGAATAAACAGCCAGGGTAGAAAACATATAACATTGGCCAATATATTTTAGCGACCTTAACTCGACACCTAGCGACCTTGTCAAGTGGTTCGGACCTCTTGGCATAACGGTTAATGTCTTTGCTTCACAGCCGCTGGACCCGAATTCGAGCCACGGCAACCCTCCGAATTCTGAAAAATATTATATAGGTCATACTGTGTACTCTATATTATTATGCCAACTGATTGCAATTTGAGGTGTAGTAATTGTGTATGTAACTTATGAATCTTAATGTTTACAGATTTAAAGATGGCAGCTGTCAGAGCAAAGTCATTTCGTCGCCAAGGAAGTCTCATTAGGAGCAAATCTGAGGGGACGTTGATTGATCTAGACGACACTGGAACGCTGAACATCAACAATTTAAATGGTAGCCTACTCTAACGTTTATGAAATATATTGTCTTTGAACTAGATCTCATTAATAGGTTTCCAAAAATCGGGTAactttcccaggttttccagagaTTCCAGTTGGAAGATTCACGGAATCAGGagagaataagcaggaaatccagaaaCAGGATTTTTGGAAAGCCTGGTAGTCTTGGGAAAGTTACTAGATGTTTGCAACCCTGGTTATGAAACAGTTTCAAATAGAGGATTGCATGATGTGTTTTGTACAGTAGCTCCTTTGAGTGGTACCCTCGTTTAAAAGAATGCCTCTTTAAAGAGCAACAGCCAGTATTGAAGCCCATTCTGTGTGATTTTACCATGCTCTCATATGTATGTTTTATATTAGTAAGTAAGGCTTTGATTTGACACAGATGTTTTGTATTTTCACAGGGAGTAGTTACATAATAAATCAAGTGACAAAACATTCAGAGTGGCCTGTGTTGCAGCCGGAGGTCAAACATGGAAGTCAAACCACAAATCCATTCTGGAACAAACTGTCTATATCCAATCCGTTTTTGGATGACATTTTACACACAAacaatgacaaaacattaagCAACGCTGATCTATCAGTACAGAAAGATGAACCTTCGACTCTGTTTGACAGTGAGAACTTTGACGCCAGTAGCACATCTTCGGACGAAACAAACTTCGCCCATTTTGCGGTTACGAAGCAGAAGAGCATAAGACAATCAGGGAGATGGAGGAGTGCCTCGGATATTCTCGGCGACCAGGAGAGAAAGGAACCGAAAAGGGAAAACGGCCTCAAATTGTCAGCAGGCCCATTTCTGAATGCAGAttttgagtggttgaaaaatgaccgGGAGGCGTACAAAATGGCCTGGTTGAGTCACAGGCAGCTAACGAGGTCATGTCTTGACCTAGGCCTGATGAGTCAGAGTCCTGGATGGGCCCAGACCCAAGCCACCGACTCTCAGATAGTCTGCAAGATAGGTCACAGCGGAGGGTCACTACAGTTACCAGACTCTGATATTACCGCCCATATCCCAGAGGGCCATGTTCCTGCTGGGGAGGTTCAGGAGGTTGCACTGAAAGCCATCCTGGAGCCCCCTCACGGGCTGAACAACAACTACATGACAACCGTGAGTCCGCTCCTGGAGGTGAGTCTCAGCAACACGAGCGGAAAGGAATCCATCTCGCTGGAAATGAAAATGGTCGCAGAGGTCAAGAAGGATCCGATAAGTCAGGTCATGACCACATTTGTGGGACTAGTGTCCAACAAGAGAGAGGGACCTTATCAGAAAGTCAAGGACTGTTACATTTACAAGAACATCATGCAGATGAATCTTCAAGACTTAAAGTCTAATTTCTATGTTATTGTAGCCGCAGAGGCCTCGGTTATCCAGCCCCCTGCTACATCCGTTTGGGATTACCTGGATCGTCAAGTCACCGTCGCCGTTTATGGCCCAAAGTATATCCATCCATCTTTCAAAGTGGTCGTGGTCGTCTCTTGCCACGATAACGTTCCACCGAGGCTTCCGTTCTCAGATATCCACAGGGGCAACAGAAACTTGCCCCCCCTGGTGCTACAGCTCTGGGAGAAGCACCATTTTAGCCCAGAGAGACTGAATGACCTACACATTGTGACTTCCGTCATAGCGTCAAAGTTCAAAGTCAAAGCCCAGGATAAAAGGAAAGAGGTGAAACAAGGGCTACTCAAACTGGGTAAAGTCATTCACCTGCCTCTTGAGCTGGCCAAGATGGGCAATGGGGAGATGGATTCCTTTAAACTATGCCTCCAGGTGAGGGATTCAAACAGTGTCACAGTAGCAGAGTTCCAGGTGTCTTCCCCTGCAGCGGCACCTATTCGCTCTGAAAAGCGAGATCCCATGCGAAACAAAATGTGTCAATCGCTATCTATACCGGAGGAATCCGTCCCAGAGTTCCCAAAATTCTGGACCAGACCTGTGAAGGTGCAGTGTTACGGGGTGGCACTGAAGTCAGTGCTCCGTCAACCGCGAGTGGAGTACCTCCTGGAGTACTTCAAGGGTGACACCGTGGCTCTCCTCTCCAGAGAGACCGTGAGGTCGGTGGGCCAGTCCAAAGTCAAGGAGTGGTACATCGGCTTCCTCCGAGGCAGGACCGGCCTGGTCCATTGCAAGAACGTCAAGCTCATCACCCGAGACCAAGTGATCGACTTCAACGGCACTGACTTCACCACCGAGACCCTCTTGGACAACATGGCACTGCCGTTCAAGAAGCTCACCTACATCTACTCAGACATCCAGACACTGGTGACTGAACACATCCCCAGCTGGAGGGGCTTCGCTGATGCCCTGGGCTACTCGAGCTTGTTGCTGGACACAATCACACGGAGACATGCTGAAACAGAGGCCGAGAAGGTGGCCTGCGTGCTGGAGAAACTGAAGGAGGACTGCCACACTGAGAACAGCAAGAAGAAGTTCCAGCACAAGCTCATGATCGTAAGTGTAGAAAGGACGGGGCATGTTTGATAGTATTCCGGTTGAGAGAAGAATCTTCAAACCAGCTTGACCTTTGTTTTGAATGACTTTTTCTCTTTTCCAATTGCGCTTCATTTGTTGCATTTCAAGTAAGTGTTTTGTATGTTGCTTTTTCCATCCTAGGGTCTGTTGAAGATGGACTCTCAGGCTCTAGTGGCTCATCTGATCCAGAACACGGTCATCCTGTCCACAGCGGTGGAGCTGGGTATCAGGTGGAGGGAGCTCGCTGAGAGGCTGGGGAAACTCTCCAGTGCTCAGATCGCTGCTTACGAGGCACCACACCGGGGGAAGAGTGGAGAAGTTAGCGCCGTGGTTAGTTCATTTGACTTGTATTTGTTCTATTTAGGAAAATGTGTTGTTCTTAGGAGATCACCCCTTCATGATCTCATTGGATCAACAGACAACGATTAGGGAGGCTTTACCAATACTTTTATTTGTATAGTCCATTATAGATGTGCTGTAGATTTATTTCCACTGATTTCATTGTACCATTTACATCCTGCGTATCCTGTGCATATGACGAATAAACTCTGATTTGATAGTTAGTTGATAGTTTGAGAATCTATCAACTGAACTGAACTTGTggatcctcctctctctattttagTCTATGTGGAAACCTGCCTATGACTTCCTGTACTCATGGAGCCAGCTGTACGGAGAGGGCTACCAGGACATGATCCAGGACCTCCACCTGGCCCTAGACAAGATGAAGAGCCCAATCACCAGACAGTGGAGGCAGCTGACCGGGGCGCTAATCGCAGTCAACTGTCTGGAGATCCTCAGGGTCTcagccttccccaaaccatagaaCCCCACTGAGGAGAAGAATGAGCACGCTGGAGAGCTCAAATGGGTTACAACTGTAGAACTGAGGCCACAGAGGCCCTTTGATAAAGCTTACTGCAGTTCCCACTATCTTTGAATATGGAGGTCCTTGTTACGATGCAGAGGGGGAGGCGAAGATGAAGTCAAtgtttgttcttgttcttgtaTTGTGCCGTGTCTTTGCCCACTTTGTCAGAGTTTCTTCTTAGAGTTCAGTTCATGTCGTAAACATAATTATTTTGTTCATACAAAGCCAGAACCAGTGTACGAACATATATCTCagccatattttttattttttatttgaccttttatttaactaggcaagtcagttaagaacaaattcttattttcaatgacggcctaggaacagtgggttaactgcctgttcagtggcagaacgacagatttgtaccttgtcagctcggggattcgaacttgcaacctttcggttacaccATACATACACCATATGTATCTTTACATGGGTTTTATAAAGGCTTCGTTTTGATAATTTGTGTAACAGACATCTGCTTCCTTTGACATCATTTCTTAAGACAAAACAGCAGAAACTATATTGAGGTCTGTTACTTTGGGTTTTTCTGTTTGACAGCGCTTGTTATTGATTTTACATTAATAGTAACATACAGTAGAGTTAGCACTTCCAGTTGTCACACAGTTTTATACCTTTTATATTTTATGTTACAATGTTACATGAAATCCCCCTGGTTTttcattacattttacatttatttacgtTTATTTTAGCTTGTATTTATGCTAATTCTGGTTAATTCTGGTTAATTCTGGTTAATTCTGGTTAATTCTGGTTAAGGTTGGAAgggattacatttgttttatctgCCAGATCCAATCCTCAGTATTCAGATTGCTATTTTTTAACTCTGTCTTAAGCCCATACACTCAAACCTTTTTCAGTGCATTTAGTTTTGTCTACTTGAAAATAGCATATTatgttaaaatatattttaaatatgtaatataatg containing:
- the macc1 gene encoding metastasis-associated in colon cancer protein 1 isoform X1 — protein: MVNLKMAAVRAKSFRRQGSLIRSKSEGTLIDLDDTGTLNINNLNGSSYIINQVTKHSEWPVLQPEVKHGSQTTNPFWNKLSISNPFLDDILHTNNDKTLSNADLSVQKDEPSTLFDSENFDASSTSSDETNFAHFAVTKQKSIRQSGRWRSASDILGDQERKEPKRENGLKLSAGPFLNADFEWLKNDREAYKMAWLSHRQLTRSCLDLGLMSQSPGWAQTQATDSQIVCKIGHSGGSLQLPDSDITAHIPEGHVPAGEVQEVALKAILEPPHGLNNNYMTTVSPLLEVSLSNTSGKESISLEMKMVAEVKKDPISQVMTTFVGLVSNKREGPYQKVKDCYIYKNIMQMNLQDLKSNFYVIVAAEASVIQPPATSVWDYLDRQVTVAVYGPKYIHPSFKVVVVVSCHDNVPPRLPFSDIHRGNRNLPPLVLQLWEKHHFSPERLNDLHIVTSVIASKFKVKAQDKRKEVKQGLLKLGKVIHLPLELAKMGNGEMDSFKLCLQVRDSNSVTVAEFQVSSPAAAPIRSEKRDPMRNKMCQSLSIPEESVPEFPKFWTRPVKVQCYGVALKSVLRQPRVEYLLEYFKGDTVALLSRETVRSVGQSKVKEWYIGFLRGRTGLVHCKNVKLITRDQVIDFNGTDFTTETLLDNMALPFKKLTYIYSDIQTLVTEHIPSWRGFADALGYSSLLLDTITRRHAETEAEKVACVLEKLKEDCHTENSKKKFQHKLMIGLLKMDSQALVAHLIQNTVILSTAVELGIRWRELAERLGKLSSAQIAAYEAPHRGKSGEVSAVSMWKPAYDFLYSWSQLYGEGYQDMIQDLHLALDKMKSPITRQWRQLTGALIAVNCLEILRVSAFPKP
- the macc1 gene encoding metastasis-associated in colon cancer protein 1 isoform X2, which gives rise to MAAVRAKSFRRQGSLIRSKSEGTLIDLDDTGTLNINNLNGSSYIINQVTKHSEWPVLQPEVKHGSQTTNPFWNKLSISNPFLDDILHTNNDKTLSNADLSVQKDEPSTLFDSENFDASSTSSDETNFAHFAVTKQKSIRQSGRWRSASDILGDQERKEPKRENGLKLSAGPFLNADFEWLKNDREAYKMAWLSHRQLTRSCLDLGLMSQSPGWAQTQATDSQIVCKIGHSGGSLQLPDSDITAHIPEGHVPAGEVQEVALKAILEPPHGLNNNYMTTVSPLLEVSLSNTSGKESISLEMKMVAEVKKDPISQVMTTFVGLVSNKREGPYQKVKDCYIYKNIMQMNLQDLKSNFYVIVAAEASVIQPPATSVWDYLDRQVTVAVYGPKYIHPSFKVVVVVSCHDNVPPRLPFSDIHRGNRNLPPLVLQLWEKHHFSPERLNDLHIVTSVIASKFKVKAQDKRKEVKQGLLKLGKVIHLPLELAKMGNGEMDSFKLCLQVRDSNSVTVAEFQVSSPAAAPIRSEKRDPMRNKMCQSLSIPEESVPEFPKFWTRPVKVQCYGVALKSVLRQPRVEYLLEYFKGDTVALLSRETVRSVGQSKVKEWYIGFLRGRTGLVHCKNVKLITRDQVIDFNGTDFTTETLLDNMALPFKKLTYIYSDIQTLVTEHIPSWRGFADALGYSSLLLDTITRRHAETEAEKVACVLEKLKEDCHTENSKKKFQHKLMIGLLKMDSQALVAHLIQNTVILSTAVELGIRWRELAERLGKLSSAQIAAYEAPHRGKSGEVSAVSMWKPAYDFLYSWSQLYGEGYQDMIQDLHLALDKMKSPITRQWRQLTGALIAVNCLEILRVSAFPKP